The following proteins come from a genomic window of Alosa alosa isolate M-15738 ecotype Scorff River chromosome 2, AALO_Geno_1.1, whole genome shotgun sequence:
- the lrrc32 gene encoding transforming growth factor beta activator LRRC32: MGASFWLILVVVNDVAAFMPPQQSSPCEVVQMDVFCNDKNLRSIPDKLPPGIKKLDLSRNLLQNLTQEVLAVYTSVHHLNLHSNKINFIQPGIFKTLTNLQVLDLSRNNLDAFAALKKDVGRLTSVESLDLSDNGLYTGMSDYFLRDAPALMNLSLDGNSLTKIDKSTFAGSSALKKINLHNNVILEIKEGAFESLSNLSELDLSMNSITCITDFNLSQLKLLNLSKNSLELFQAIDIDTEYELLYLDLRENKIPYFPVLPKMNRLMYLDLSRNRLRGVNISDTAEESSFKDQDGLSKSISQQDLSQLLYLDMSFNQIRSLPSFFFDRMMLLETLNISNNCLETFSVGHETPLNSLKTLDLSFNAMQNLSFEHNTLLSLESLYLQGNYLSSLDSSIFSRLPHIRELHLQQNYLTICESQPQVSHGCVSFSSMPTLQYLSLSVNSLEVVPQYAFYGSPLQVLDLAGNPGISIHKYAFWGLETSLTLLTLKENHLQSLNTDLSVLINLRFVDLSINRLTSLPLLNKDSSIEFLNLRNNSLVTLEYNTVVVLEGTLKTLYVSSNPLSCCSNPRFLNMVQASNVKIPDLASVTCLDSKNVEINIANVLQDHCKTLDSKSLNILIVVVTSVGLIVVLVVAFKLCHMKRRRHSSSFKA, from the exons ATGGGGGCTAGTTTCTGGCTTATTTTGGTTGTTGTCAATGACGTGGCTGCCTTCATGCCTCCACAGCAATCTTCACCATGTGAAGTG GTCCAGATGGATGTTTTTTGCAATGACAAGAATTTAAGAAGCATTCCTGACAAACTACCCCCTGGCATTAAAAAACTTGATCTTTCCCGGAATCTGCTCCAGAATCTCACACAGGAAGTCTTGGCTGTCTACACCAGCGTTCACCATCTTAACCTTCATTCCAACAAGATTAATTTTATCCAACCAGGTATCTTCAAGACCCTTACCAATCTTCAAGTCCTGGATCTTTCACGGAATAACCTGGATGCTTTTGCTGCACTAAAAAAAGATGTGGGGCGCCTGACCTCTGTGGAGAGCCTTGATTTATCTGACAATGGGTTGTACACAGGCATGAGCGACTATTTTCTGCGAGATGCACCAGCATTGATGAACTTATCTCTAGATGGCAACAGCCTCACAAAAATAGACAAGAGCACTTTTGCTGGATCttcagcactcaaaaaaattaaTCTGCACAATAATGTAATTCTGGAGATTAAGGAGGGTGCATTTGAATCCTTGAGTAACCTCTCTGAACTGGACTTGTCTATGAACTCTATTACATGCATCACTGACTTTAATCTCTCCCAACTTAAATTGCTGAACCTCAGCAAAAACAGTCTGGAGCTCTTTCAAGCCATTGATATAGACACAGAATATGAACTCCTTTACCTAGATTTAAGGGAAAATAAAATACCTTACTTTCCCGTTCTTCCCAAGATGAACAGGCTTATGTACCTTGATTTGTCTAGAAACCGTCTGAGAGGTGTTAATATTTCGGACACTGCTGAAGAGAGCTCATTTAAAGATCAGGATGGATTAAGTAAGAGCATCAGTCAACAGGATTTATCACAGCTCCTTTACTTAGATATGAGCTTCAATCAAATAAGGTCtttgccatctttttttttcgATCGCATGATGTTACTCGAGACACTCAATATTAGCAATAATTGTTTAGAGACCTTCAGTGTCGGTCATGAAACCCCTTTAAATTCATTGAAAACCCTTGACCTCAGTTTTAACGCGATGCAAAACCTCTCTTTCGAGCACAACACACTTCTCTCATTAGAGAGTTTGTACTTACAAGGCAATTATTTGAGCTCATTGGACTCCAGTATATTCTCCAGACTTCCTCACATAAGAGAACTGCATCTTCAGCAGAACTACCTAACAATCTGCGAATCTCAGCCTCAGGTTAGCCATGGATGTGTCTCATTTTCTTCCATGCCAACACTTCAGTATTTGTCACTCTCTGTAAACAGCCTTGAGGTTGTGCCCCAGTATGCATTCTATGGCAGTCCCCTACAGGTACTGGATCTGGCAGGGAATCCAGGCATATCTATTCACAAGTATGCATTCTGGGGTTTAGAAACATCACTGACTCTTCTGACTTTGAAGGAAAATCATCTTCAAAGCCTTAATACTGACCTATCTGTTTTAATCAACCTCAGGTTTGTTGATTTGTCCATCAATAGGTTAACATCCCTTCCCTTGTTAAACAAAGACTCATCGATTGAATTCCTGAATCTACGAAACAACAGTCTGGTTACCCTAGAATATAACACAGTAGTTGTTTTGGAAGGCACACTGAAAACTCTTTACGTCAGTTCAAATCCCCTTAGCTGCTGCAGTAATCCCAGGTTCCTCAACATGGTTCAGGCGTCCAATGTGAAGATTCCTGATCTCGCTAGTGTCACATGTCTGGACTCAAAGAATGTGGAGATCAATATCGCTAATGTGTTGCAGGACCACTGCAAGACACTGGACAGTAAAAGCTTGAACATCCTCATTGTTGTGGTCACCTCTGTGGGATTGATTGTGGT
- the mpzl1l gene encoding myelin protein zero-like 1 like, which translates to MDLRFITRRHYSLLLCGVIIYLIYGTLLVTAIEVYAPEDAFFENGTTGTLKCSFKSKEVVSSGASVTWSFAPEGATDNPTSFFYYTGGKSYPGSLAQFEKRVNWVGDLNKKDASIQVAQMQFSDNGTYWCDVKNPPDITGSASHIKVRVVIKESLPQTSPAIIAVGVIAAVICLIVIAVVTYFIIRRQEPSHGYDGCNSNDTISSQTLRQGKKAESSMESSRCSSPSAPVQGPVIYAQLDHSGNKNSSAFHKVEPVVYADIRKN; encoded by the exons ATGGATCTCAGATTCATAACCAGAAGACACTACAGTCTCTTACTATGTGGGGTCATCATATATCTTATCTACG GTACGCTTTTGGTCACGGCTATTGAGGTGTATGCCCCTGAAGACGCATTCTTTGAAAATGGGACCACAGGAACGCTTAAATGTTCTTTCAAATCAAAAGAAGTTGTCAGCAGTGGAGCTTCAGTTACTTGGTCTTTTGCACCGGAAGGAGCAACAGACAACCCAACTTCA TTCTTCTATTATACTGGTGGCAAGTCATACCCAGGATCTCTTGCACAGTTTGAAAAACGAGTAAATTGGGTAGGAGACCTAAACAAAAAAGACGCATCAATTCAAGTTGCCCAGATGCAATTCAGTGACAATGGCACATACTGGTGTGATGTGAAAAACCCACCAGATATAACAGGATCAGCTTCACATATAAAAGTTAGGGTTGTTATAAAAG AATCCCTACCTCAAACCAGCCCAGCTATTATTGCAGTTGGAGTGATAGCAGCGGTTATATGTCTGATTGTCATTGCAGTTGTCACTTATTTCATCATTAGGAGGCAGGAGCCAAGTCATGGCTATGATGG CTGCAACTCCAATGACACCATTAGCTCCCAAACCCTACGTCAAGGAAAGAAGGCAGAGTCCAGTATGGAGAGTTCAAGGTGTAGCAGCCCATCGGCTCCTGTTCAG GGGCCGGTGATTTATGCTCAACTTGATCACTCTGGCAACAAGAACTCATCTGCATTCCACAAGGTGGAGCCAGTGGTCTATGCTGACATCCGTAAAAACTAG
- the LOC125286182 gene encoding NHL repeat-containing protein 3-like — translation MTAVPTESMKTSDPRMMLQLLILCTIALGTDCQQSGRPLFKLDVSWPKYTEDFSGEAFGVAVNHVTGLVYVAQRGENVAKVLVFNVDGDFIQAWNTTTLEMPHGIFLAYAHSNPSVWITDVGTGPYGHTVKQYTPSGKLLQILGTPGKAGSGVNPLQFDQPAEIFVHASGEIYIVDGDGGMNNRLIKLSQDLQVVWVHGEKGQELGQFYIPHSVAVDSYQRVWVADRGNKRIQVFNSITGDWLGTWGSCFSEDGPYSVRQTSNQKYFVVVLLNSSQITLLEAPPIGGIGQCHVVSVIQLADDVKPHLVDINLKTGALYVAEIGAQQVQKFVPYTLDGNTGTHFRA, via the exons ATGACAGCGGTACCGACCGAGAGTATGAAAACATCGGATCCACGCATGATGCTGCAACTGTTAATT TTGTGTACGATTGCATTAGGAACAGATTGTCAACAATCGGGAAGGCCTCTGTTTAAACTGGATGTGTCCTGGCCTAAGTACACTGAGGACTTTTCTGGTGAAGCTTTTGGTGTGGCTGTTAACCATGTAACTGGTTTGGTGTATGTTGCACAG agaggagagaatgtaGCAAAAGTACTCGTCTTTAACGTAGATGGAGACTTCATACAAGCTTGGAATACCACGACTTTAGAGATGCCCCATGGAATTTTCCTTGCTTATGCCCATTCCAACCCTTCTGTCTGGATTACTGATGTTGGAACAG GACCATATGGCCATACAGTCAAGCAGTACACTCCTTCAGGGAAGCTCTTGCAGATTTTGGGCACACCAGGGAAAGCAGGGTCAGGTGTGAATCCACTTCAGTTCGACCAGCCAGCAGAAATCTTTGTCCATGCTTCTGGTGAAATATATATTGTGGATGGTGATGGAGGCATGAACAACCGTCTGATTAAATTATCACAAG ATCTACAGGTGGTCTGGGTGCATGGAGAGAAGGGCCAGGAGCTTGGACAGTTTTACATTCCCCATAGTGTAGCCGTGGATAGCTATCAGAGG GTATGGGTGGCTGATAGGGGAAACAAGAGAATCCAGGTGTTCAATTCAATAACAGGAGACTGGCTTGGTACATGGGGAAGCTGCTTTAGTGAAGATGGACCTTACTCAGTTAG GCAAACTTCAAATCAGAAGTATTTTGTCGTGGTTCTTCTGAACAGTAGTCAGATCACTCTGCTGGAAGCTCCTCCGATTGGAGGGATCGGTCAGTGTCATGTTGTCAGTGTTATCCAGTTGGCAGATGATGTGAAGCCCCACCTGGTTGATATCAACCTCAAAACAGGAGCATTATATGTGGCAGAAATTGGTGCTCAGCAGGTTCAAAAGTTTGTGCCTTACACTCTAGATGGGAACACTGGAACTCATTTCAGGGCATGA
- the si:dkeyp-69c1.9 gene encoding uncharacterized protein si:dkeyp-69c1.9 isoform X1, whose product MTWYKNAQDSIWHGERPAVAGLLLYPDKKEKMETTSESAFCPRPVAERQQRTEKKNMLQSSIQLEGEHSFTTTHREDFRVEDFQPYSPLALRQKTPRWERRGMTKEMEHVTFYQQDFPPPLHTLRKATPAVPHPDNLGINPSLRGEFLTIQKETYPGWAVTEASRPNQRHILSPGTPPPGGHEVKTPARTEENIPHTGSKAPQSKTVSVQT is encoded by the exons ATGACTTGG tataaaaatGCCCAGGACTCAATTTGGCACGGAGAACGCCCTGCTGTGGCTG GTCTGCTGCTCTATCCTGACAAGAAGGAGAAGATGGAGACCACAAGCGAGAGTGCTTTCTGTCCGAGACCTGTCGCAGAGAGGCAGCAGAGGACAGAGAAGAAGAACATGCTTCAGTCCAGCATCCAGCTTGAAG GTGAGCACAGCTTCACGACAACTCACCGTGAGGATTTCCGGGTCGAGGACTTCCAGCCGTATTCACCTCTAGCGTTACGGCAGAAAACGCcaagatgggagaggagaggcatgACAAAGGAAATGGAGCATGTCACCTTTTATCAGCAGGACTTTCCACCCCCTCTGCACACACTTCGAAAGGCAACCCCTGCGGTTCCCCACCCTGATAACCTTGGCATAAACCCCTCTCTCAG GGGTGAGTTCCTAACGATCCAAAAGGAGACTTACCCTGGTTGGGCCGTAACGGAGGCCAGCAGACCAAACCAGAGGCACATACTCAGTCCTGGCACTCCACCTCCTGGTGGACATGAG GTCAAGACACCCGCTCGGACAGAAGAGAATATTCCACACACAGGATCGAAGGCTCCACAGAGCAAAACTGTCAGTGTGCAAACATGA
- the si:dkeyp-69c1.9 gene encoding uncharacterized protein si:dkeyp-69c1.9 isoform X2, with protein METTSESAFCPRPVAERQQRTEKKNMLQSSIQLEGEHSFTTTHREDFRVEDFQPYSPLALRQKTPRWERRGMTKEMEHVTFYQQDFPPPLHTLRKATPAVPHPDNLGINPSLRGEFLTIQKETYPGWAVTEASRPNQRHILSPGTPPPGGHEVKTPARTEENIPHTGSKAPQSKTVSVQT; from the exons ATGGAGACCACAAGCGAGAGTGCTTTCTGTCCGAGACCTGTCGCAGAGAGGCAGCAGAGGACAGAGAAGAAGAACATGCTTCAGTCCAGCATCCAGCTTGAAG GTGAGCACAGCTTCACGACAACTCACCGTGAGGATTTCCGGGTCGAGGACTTCCAGCCGTATTCACCTCTAGCGTTACGGCAGAAAACGCcaagatgggagaggagaggcatgACAAAGGAAATGGAGCATGTCACCTTTTATCAGCAGGACTTTCCACCCCCTCTGCACACACTTCGAAAGGCAACCCCTGCGGTTCCCCACCCTGATAACCTTGGCATAAACCCCTCTCTCAG GGGTGAGTTCCTAACGATCCAAAAGGAGACTTACCCTGGTTGGGCCGTAACGGAGGCCAGCAGACCAAACCAGAGGCACATACTCAGTCCTGGCACTCCACCTCCTGGTGGACATGAG GTCAAGACACCCGCTCGGACAGAAGAGAATATTCCACACACAGGATCGAAGGCTCCACAGAGCAAAACTGTCAGTGTGCAAACATGA
- the c1qb gene encoding complement C1q subcomponent subunit B produces the protein MACPFRLCASAAVTVSILLCLVAPSVADTCSGSRGYPGVPGIPGTHGSPGKDGLKGEKGDPGESGHWLKGPKGDMGPPGPPGRPGVQGDPGIPGLPGPEGPKGERGSPTSSSVPFFSRKNPPMSRSPGKVPVRFESTYVVSDEPLTPEQTGVALDKGVFTCRRKGLYYFTYHVTSMTLICLNIMRKEKGQEEWEAILELCDSSQGYLVTSGSVLLELNKDDEVSLQPPNTYKIDGKPSAESTFSGFLVF, from the exons ATG GCTTGTCCTTTCAGGCTGTGCGCGAGCGCAGCAGTGACTGTAAGCATCCTGTTATGTTTAGTGGCACCGTCTGTGGCAGACACATGCAGTGGCTCCCGGGGCTATCCAGGCGTGCCTGGCATCCCTGGGACTCATGGAAGTCCTGGAAAAGACGGCCtaaagggagagaagggagatccTG GGGAGAGTGGCCACTGGTTGAAAGGCCCAAAGGGCGATATGGGCCCACCGGGACCCCCGGGGAGACCAGGCGTGCAGGGCGATCCGGGGATCCCAGGCCTACCAGGCCCTGAGGGGCcgaagggggagagggggagtccCACTAGCAGCAGCGTGCCCTTCTTCTCCCGCAAGAATCCACCTATGTCCAGATCTCCGGGGAAGGTCCCCGTTCGCTTTGAGTCGACCTACGTCGTCTCAGATGAACCCTTGACCCCGGAGCAGACTGGAGTGGCACTGGACAAgggtgtgtttacatgcagaaGGAAAGGGCTTTACTACTTCACCTATCACGTGACTTCGATGACGCTCATCTGCCTGAACATCATGAGGAAGGAGAAAGGGCAGGAAGAATGGGAGGCCATTTTGGAGTTGTGTGATTCCTCGCAAGGCTATCTGGTAACCTCAGGGTCTGTGCTTCTAGAACTGAATAAGGATGATGAGGTCTCTTTACAGCCACCTAATACTTACAAAATAGATGGCAAGCCTTCTGCAGAAAGCACCTTTTCAGGCTTTCTGGTTTTCTAA
- the c1qc gene encoding complement C1q subcomponent subunit C, which yields MFGCSILGVSLVLCLSPMVSLEPCTSGGTPGMPGIPGPPGYDGRNGLKGEKGNPGTAMQSGLAMGQKGQKGDPGFKGKPGKIGKSGIPGLPGVPGPVGPRGDPAEAEHADSALVSAFSIRRATAVKPERGIPVRFTSVITNINDHYDTETGKFGCQISGTYYFVYHASSSLKTLCVSIMLDGQRLAAFCDHMVNTHTQQMSSGGLAVYVRKGQHVWLETDHNNGMYAMEGKGDSVFSGFLVYAH from the exons ATGTTTGGCTGTAGTATCCTGGGAGTGTCTCTGgtgctgtgtctctctcccatgGTGTCTCTGGAACCCTGCACCTCTGGGGGAACACCTGGTATGCCTGGCATCCCTGGCCCCCCAGGATACGATGGCAGGAATGGGCTGAAGGGGGAAAAGGGCAATCCAG GGACGGCCATGCAATCAGGGCTTGCCATGGGACAGAAGGGGCAGAAAGGGGACCCTGGTTTTAAGGGGAAACCCGGAAAGATTGGCAAGAGTGGAATACCAGGCCTCCCTGGTGTGCCAGGCCCGGTTGGACCGCGAGGGGACCCAGCAGAGGCTGAGCATGCTGATTCTGCCCTGGTGTCCGCCTTCAGCATCCGGCGTGCCACCGCTGTCAAGCCCGAGAGAGGCATCCCCGTGCGTTTCACATCGGTCATCACCAACATCAATGACCACTACGACACTGAAACGGGCAAATTTGGCTGCCAGATTTCAGGCACGTACTACTTTGTGTaccatgcatcctcctctctgaAGACTCTTTGTGTCAGCATCATGCTAGATGGGCAAAGGCTGGCAGCCTTCTGTGATCACATGgtaaacactcacactcagcagATGAGCTCAGGTGGGCTCGCTGTGTACGTAAGGAAAGGGCAGCACGTGTGGCTGGAGACCGACCACAACAATGGAATGTACGCAATGGAGGGAAAGGGAGACAGTGTATTTTCAGGCTTCTTGGTCTACGCACATTGA
- the c1qa gene encoding complement C1q subcomponent subunit A, whose product MQCFVCLALVCVVIVLPSGLSQDSCRVQDGKPGDKGIPGREGLPGQKGEKGEPSHFDGEGMVRGPKGDQGSKGEPGEIGTKGYTGDLGSQGPPGLPGPKGSNSGGSGIPQNERSGFSLSLTVDDLPSINRPLKFNTINVNINEDFDTTEGKFTCKIPGIYYFVFHAMSAQNICVKLKSDTLSDPLSFCDYNTRQIKQVISGGTVLKLSAGQKVWLEPFKDDHDSSPSKSKDRFFVFNGFLVSAMA is encoded by the exons ATGCAGTGCTTTGTGTGCCTggcgctggtgtgtgtggtgatcgTCCTACCGTCTGGGCTTAGTCAGGACTCCTGCAGGGTTCAGGATGGCAAACCAGGGGACAAAGGAATCCCTGGCAGGGAGGGCTTACCTGGAcagaagggagagaagggagagccTA GTCATTTTGATGGGGAAGGAATGGTGCGTGGGCCAAAGGGGGACCAGGGCAGCAAAGGAGAGCCGGGGGAGATCGGCACGAAGGGGTACACCGGCGACCTGGGGTCACAGGGCCCCCCCGGACTACCCGGCCCCAAAGGGTCCAACAGCGGAGGCTCTGGCATCCCGCAAAACGAGCGGTCAGGATTCTCGTTGTCTCTGACCGTAGATGACCTTCCGTCCATCAACAGGCCCCTGAAGTTTAACACCATTAACGTAAACATCAATGAAGACTTTGACACCACTGAGGGCAAATTCACTTGCAAGATTCCAGGCATCTACTACTTTGTGTTTCATGCTATGTCTGCACAAAACATTTGCGTGAAGCTGAAGAGCGACACACTTTCTGACCCGCTGAGCTTCTGTGACTACAACACCAGGCAGATCAAACAGGTCATCTCTGGTGGCACAGTGCTGAAGTTGTCTGCAGGTCAGAAAGTGTGGCTGGAGCCTTTCAAGGATGATCACGATAGTTCACCTTCAAAATCAAAGGACAGGTTCTTTGTGTTCAATGGATTCCTTGTCAGTGCAATGGCATAG